From the Desulfuromonas sp. genome, the window CTCGGCATTTTTGATACTGCCGTCAAGAATAGCATTGATGCAGGCCCGGGTCGCCTTGATGCTCATCCGCTTACCAACACCGTAACCGCCACAGGCCCAACCGGTATTAACGAGATAGGCACTAACATCGTACTTCTCCATCTTCTCACCGAGCAGTTTGGCATATGCGGTCGGATGCAGCGGCAGAAACGCCTCGCCGAAACAGGAGGAGAATGTCGCCTGTGGCTCGGTGACACCGCGTTCGGTACCGGCAACCTTGGCCGTGTATCCGGAAAGGAAATAGTACATCGCCTGTTCCTTGGTCAGCCTGGAGACCGGCGGCAGAACACCGAAGGCATCGCAGGTCAGAAAGATAATATTCTTCGGGTGGCCCGCTTTGAGGGCCGGCTCGTGATTATCGATGTGTTCGATCGGGTAAGAAACCCGGGTGTTTTCGGTTTTCGAAGCATCAGCAAAATTGATTTCACCGGTATCTTCGTTGTAGACGACGTTCTCAAGCAACGCATCCTGCTTGATTGCATTGAAAATTTCCGGCTCGTTCTCGGCCGAAAGATCGATGCACTTGGCATAACATCCACCCTCGAAGTTGAAGATGCCATCTTCATCCCAACCGTGCTCGTCATCACCGATCAGCTTGCGGGCGGCATCGGTCGAGAGGGTGGTTTTCCCGGTGCCGGAAAGGCCGAAGAAAAGAGCAACGTCGCCATCTTTGCCGACGTTGGCCGAGCAGTGCATCGACAGGATCCCCTCGATCGGCAACCAGTAGTTCATCATGGTGAAGATGCCTTTTTTCATCTCACCGCCATACCAGGTGCCGCCGATAATTGCGACGTTCTTCTCAATATTAAAGATAACGAAAACCTCGGAGTTCAGTCCGTGCTTTTCCCAGTTTTTGTTGGTCATACCGGCAGCATTGTAAACCGTGAAGTTTGGTGAGAAGTTCTCGACCTCTTCGTCGCTCGGCCGGATAAACATGTTCTTGACGAAATGCGACTGCCAGGCATACTCGGTCACGAAACGGGCCTGTCGACGGGTCTTCTCGTTGGCACCACAATAGCCGTCGAGAACATACAGGTCTTTACCGGAGAGATAGTCGATGACTTCATCATACAATTCATCAAAAATTTCCGGGGCGACCGGCTTGTTGATGTTGCCCCAGGCAATATTATTCTGCGACGGCGGCTGCTTGACGAAATACTTGTCCTTGGGTGACCGGCCGGTAAACTTACCGGTATCGACCATCATTGTTCCATTCTCCGAGAGTCGGCCTTCCTTGTTGGCCGTCTCGTGCTCGAACAGTTCATCATAGCCCAGATTATGGTAAACCTTGCCGACGCTTTTCAGCCCGAGTGTTTCGGCATTCAATACTTTTGCTGCTTTCGCTTCTTGCATTTCTCTGCCCTTTGAAAAAGTTTTGAGTAGAAAAAAAACATTGCCGGAGGAATACCTCCGGCAAAACAATTTAAAACTCCAGAATAAACGACGGCACCTTAACAGACATTTCAGACCGCCTGCCCACTGCCGAAGTTGGATTATAGGTTAGTTTTTGAAGCAGAATCAAGAGGGAATACGCCTCTCTTTTTGATTTTTTTCACTTCGCCCGGCGAGAACTTTAACAAATTTAGTCAAAATAAAAAAGTAAAAGTTAGCTTAAAAAGCCTTTTTTGACCGTACTTGCCAAAAGTTTCACCAGGACAAATCAGGCCTCCGGCCGGTCAGCTCACTTGCCGCCAGCCCGCTGTATCAAGTAATACACCATCAACCAGGTTTCTTTTTCGCTGAAATGCGGGCCCCAGGCCGGCATAACCGACCCTTGGGAAAGAAAAGGTTCAACTGTTTTTCCTTCGGCGATCCGCCAGTACAGGTAAGCAGGATCAGCTTCCTTATACTGCCGCTCATAGAAATCGGGTGCCGGCGGATCAAAAAAGTCAGCGCGTGGCCCGCGACCTTCGTTTTCATGGCCATGGCAATAAGCACACTTGTCGAGAAACGTCCGTTGCGCCCAGGCGAGGCCGGCCCGATCCTGTTTGACGCTTTCGGGCATTGTTCTTTGCGGATATGAAAGCTTCTGCTCGCTGCACGCGACAAGTGCCAGCAGCACTGAAAAAACAATCACATGAATACGCATAAAAACCCTCGAAAAAACAAATAAGGGCCATCTCGCGATGACCCTTATTCAATCATTTCATTCAGGCCGCTTTTTCCAGCGACGCCCCCCACCTTGCCAGTTCATCAACAACCGATTGGACCAGCTCATCGAGAGCAGCGGCCACCGGCGGGCTCATCTCCATGGTCATCTCGATCGAGGCGGGCTGCACCCCCCAGAAAACCAGCTCGCGTGGTGAATACCCCTGGAGATCGGCGACCGCCAAAAGGTCCTGAAGGCCCATCTGGTGCACCGAGAGTTTACTCGCAAACGCCCGCGGCACCTCATCCCCCTCGAGGCGGAAAATCGATCCGGGATCAGCTTTCATCTCTAGCGCATCGATGATCAGCAGCTGGTCTGCTTCTTCGATGAACGGCAACAGATCGAGTCCGAGAGTGCCGCCGTCAACAATCTTGACCTTTTCCGGAAAGCGATAATCCTGCTGCAGTCGGGCAACGGCCCGGACACCAACGGAATCATCGCTCATCAGAGCGTTGCCGAGCCCGAGAACCAGAATACCCATTCAGTCGAGCTCCTTCGGATCAATGAACTTGTAGCCACCAAAGATGCTGGCCAATGTTCCGTTCTTTTCTTTCACCTCCATGAGCCAGGCGCTGTAGACATGATGGATGGCAAAACCGATCAGTAGCCACATGACAACATGGTGGGTCAGGCGCATGCCCTGATTACCAAAAATTGGCAACAGCCAACCGAACGCCGTATCCCATCCGCCGCCCGGAGCGTACTGCCCATACAGGGCAAAACCGGTGATCATCTGGACGAAATAAAGTCCAAAAACGGCGACGTAAGCCATGGCGGCCAGAGCATTGTGGCCAACAACACCCGGCGGCTTCGCCTTCACAAAGGTATAGAAGAGAAAGGTTCCGGCAATATACTTTCTTCCTTTACTCGAAACCCAGGGGAAAAAGACCCGCCAGCTGGCAAATTCGTTGCCCAGAAAAGCCCAGATAATCCGCGCGAGAACAGACAGGGCAAAGACGTAAGCAAAGATAAAGTGAAGAAAACGCATCCAGCCCATGACGTATTGAGAAGTCGAAGGGACAGAAACAAAAGGATCACCAATATAAAAGCCAGTCACCGACAACACCACAATCGAGATGGCATTGAACCAGTGGGTCAGGCGAACCGGCCATTCCCATACATAACGAAGTTCATGCATCGTCTCAGCCTCCTTTGGTTAGAGGGCCTTGACCCGGATAATTTCCGAACCGTTGCCGTCCATCAAATGTACCGCGCAGGCCAGACAGGGATCGAATGAGTGAATGGTCCGCAGAATCTCGACCGGCTTCTCCGGATCTGCGATCGGCGTTCCGATCAGGGCCGACTCGTACGGGCCCTTGTTGCCCATGGCATCACGCGGACCGGCATTCCAGGTCGACGGAACAACCGCCTGATAATTGGCTATTTTCTGATTTTCAATCCGGATCCAGTGACCAAGGGCACCGCGCGGCGCTTCGTGAGTACCATAGCCCTGAGCCTCTT encodes:
- the pckA gene encoding phosphoenolpyruvate carboxykinase (ATP), which codes for MQEAKAAKVLNAETLGLKSVGKVYHNLGYDELFEHETANKEGRLSENGTMMVDTGKFTGRSPKDKYFVKQPPSQNNIAWGNINKPVAPEIFDELYDEVIDYLSGKDLYVLDGYCGANEKTRRQARFVTEYAWQSHFVKNMFIRPSDEEVENFSPNFTVYNAAGMTNKNWEKHGLNSEVFVIFNIEKNVAIIGGTWYGGEMKKGIFTMMNYWLPIEGILSMHCSANVGKDGDVALFFGLSGTGKTTLSTDAARKLIGDDEHGWDEDGIFNFEGGCYAKCIDLSAENEPEIFNAIKQDALLENVVYNEDTGEINFADASKTENTRVSYPIEHIDNHEPALKAGHPKNIIFLTCDAFGVLPPVSRLTKEQAMYYFLSGYTAKVAGTERGVTEPQATFSSCFGEAFLPLHPTAYAKLLGEKMEKYDVSAYLVNTGWACGGYGVGKRMSIKATRACINAILDGSIKNAEFEQTRWFKLSLPKELPGVDSTILNPRNAWSDKEAFDATANKLAGMFIDNFKKYTAANNDFDFTQAGPQV
- the hybD gene encoding HyaD/HybD family hydrogenase maturation endopeptidase — translated: MGILVLGLGNALMSDDSVGVRAVARLQQDYRFPEKVKIVDGGTLGLDLLPFIEEADQLLIIDALEMKADPGSIFRLEGDEVPRAFASKLSVHQMGLQDLLAVADLQGYSPRELVFWGVQPASIEMTMEMSPPVAAALDELVQSVVDELARWGASLEKAA
- the cybH gene encoding Ni/Fe-hydrogenase, b-type cytochrome subunit; protein product: MHELRYVWEWPVRLTHWFNAISIVVLSVTGFYIGDPFVSVPSTSQYVMGWMRFLHFIFAYVFALSVLARIIWAFLGNEFASWRVFFPWVSSKGRKYIAGTFLFYTFVKAKPPGVVGHNALAAMAYVAVFGLYFVQMITGFALYGQYAPGGGWDTAFGWLLPIFGNQGMRLTHHVVMWLLIGFAIHHVYSAWLMEVKEKNGTLASIFGGYKFIDPKELD